One region of Bradyrhizobium betae genomic DNA includes:
- a CDS encoding phenylacetate--CoA ligase family protein has protein sequence MTAHYDTRETREQAAREAELFSRLPEVLRSALAAPAYAERLQGLDPAAVTSRAALAGLPVLRKSELPALHKASTPFGGFVAAAPGSFARLFTSPGPIFEPEGRQADPWRGARALFAAGFRPDDIVLNTFSYHLTPGGFIFDASARALGCAVIPAGPGNTEQQFELIEAYRPVGYSGTPDFLKILLDAAATAGRDVSSIKRALVSGAAFPPSLQAEIKARGIDAYQAFGTADLGLIAFETAARDGMVVNEDLIMEIVKPGTGDPVAEGDVGEIVVTSLDPHHPWIRLALGDLTAALPGPSQCGRTNMRIRGWMGRADQTTKVKGMFVRPEQIAEIGKRHSALGRLRLVVTRQGEADAMTLKAEAAAASDALREEIAGTLRAVTKLGGNVELVSPGALPNDGKVIADER, from the coding sequence ATGACTGCCCATTACGACACCCGCGAGACGCGCGAGCAGGCCGCGCGCGAGGCCGAGCTGTTCTCCCGCCTGCCGGAGGTGCTGCGCAGCGCGCTTGCCGCGCCGGCCTATGCGGAACGGCTCCAGGGCCTCGATCCGGCCGCAGTGACCTCCAGGGCGGCGCTGGCGGGCCTGCCGGTGCTGCGCAAGTCGGAACTGCCGGCCCTGCACAAGGCCTCCACGCCGTTCGGCGGCTTCGTGGCGGCAGCACCCGGGTCGTTCGCCCGCCTGTTCACCTCCCCCGGCCCGATCTTCGAGCCGGAGGGGCGGCAGGCCGATCCCTGGCGCGGCGCGCGGGCCCTTTTCGCGGCCGGGTTCCGTCCCGACGACATCGTGCTCAACACCTTCAGCTACCATCTTACTCCCGGCGGCTTCATCTTCGACGCCTCCGCGCGGGCACTTGGCTGCGCGGTGATCCCCGCCGGCCCCGGCAATACCGAGCAGCAATTCGAGCTGATCGAGGCCTACCGTCCGGTTGGCTATAGCGGCACGCCCGACTTCCTGAAGATCCTGCTCGACGCGGCAGCGACCGCTGGCCGCGATGTCTCCTCGATCAAGCGCGCGCTTGTCTCGGGGGCGGCCTTTCCGCCCTCGCTCCAGGCCGAGATCAAGGCACGTGGCATCGATGCCTACCAGGCCTTCGGCACCGCCGATCTGGGCCTCATCGCCTTCGAGACCGCAGCGCGCGACGGCATGGTCGTCAACGAGGATCTGATCATGGAGATCGTCAAGCCCGGCACGGGCGATCCTGTTGCGGAAGGCGACGTCGGCGAGATCGTCGTCACCTCGCTCGACCCGCATCATCCCTGGATTCGCCTTGCGCTCGGCGACCTCACCGCTGCGCTGCCCGGCCCGAGCCAATGCGGCCGCACCAACATGCGCATCAGGGGCTGGATGGGCCGCGCCGACCAGACCACCAAGGTCAAGGGCATGTTCGTCCGCCCCGAGCAGATCGCCGAGATCGGCAAGCGCCATTCCGCGCTCGGACGCCTGCGCCTCGTCGTCACGCGCCAGGGCGAGGCCGACGCGATGACGTTGAAAGCGGAGGCAGCCGCCGCAAGCGATGCCCTGCGTGAGGAGATCGCCGGCACCTTGCGCGCCGTGACCAAGCTCGGCGGCAATGTCGAGCTGGTCAGCCCGGGCGCGCTGCCAAACGACGGCAAGGTGATCGCCGACGAGCGGTAG
- a CDS encoding AGE family epimerase/isomerase, which translates to MADDGIIATDEAADVVARLKRRMIDEALPLWSTVGWNRDAGGFVDRLHRDGTADMAAPRRVLVQARQIYCYAKAAQMGWYPEGRGIALKGLEHLLARAKAPDGRPGYVHELTPDGAVLDGRRDAYDHAFILFALATVYTLDKDAQVRAEIDALLAFLDGHLRSPHGGVHEGLPVSLPRRQNPHMHLFEAMIACFDATHDFSFQNRAGEFFALFLANLYDKQKRILTEYFEEDWSKIEPVSVEPGHQAEWVWLLKGFERITGCPTGQRRAELLATALRYRDEATGCLVDEGDAAGNIRRSTRRLWPQTEMAKAWIAQAESGEAGAADEARAALVRLERHYLSHPVRGGWYDQFDRDGNSLVDTIPASSFYHVLCAVTEAEQVLEN; encoded by the coding sequence ATGGCGGACGATGGCATCATTGCGACGGATGAGGCGGCGGACGTCGTCGCACGCCTGAAGCGCCGCATGATCGACGAGGCGCTGCCGCTGTGGTCGACCGTCGGCTGGAACCGGGACGCGGGCGGCTTCGTCGACCGGCTGCACCGCGACGGCACGGCTGACATGGCCGCGCCACGGCGCGTGCTCGTGCAGGCGCGGCAAATCTACTGTTACGCCAAGGCGGCGCAGATGGGCTGGTACCCGGAGGGGCGCGGCATCGCGCTGAAGGGGCTGGAGCATCTGCTGGCAAGAGCGAAGGCGCCCGACGGCCGGCCCGGTTATGTGCACGAGCTGACGCCGGATGGTGCGGTCCTGGACGGTCGGCGCGATGCCTATGACCACGCCTTCATCCTGTTTGCGCTCGCGACGGTCTATACGCTCGACAAGGATGCGCAGGTTCGCGCCGAGATCGACGCGCTGCTCGCCTTCCTCGACGGCCATCTGCGTTCGCCGCATGGCGGCGTCCACGAAGGCCTGCCGGTGTCGCTGCCGCGCCGTCAGAACCCGCACATGCATCTGTTCGAGGCGATGATCGCGTGTTTCGACGCAACCCACGATTTTTCGTTCCAGAACCGTGCCGGCGAGTTCTTCGCGCTGTTTCTCGCCAATCTCTACGACAAGCAGAAGCGCATCCTGACGGAGTATTTCGAGGAGGACTGGTCCAAGATCGAGCCGGTCAGCGTCGAGCCCGGCCATCAGGCCGAATGGGTCTGGCTTCTGAAGGGGTTTGAACGCATCACGGGTTGCCCGACCGGGCAGCGGCGCGCCGAGCTGCTGGCGACCGCATTGCGCTATCGCGACGAGGCGACCGGCTGCCTCGTCGACGAGGGCGATGCTGCCGGCAACATCCGCCGCAGCACGCGCCGGCTGTGGCCGCAGACCGAGATGGCGAAGGCGTGGATCGCGCAGGCCGAATCCGGCGAGGCGGGAGCGGCGGACGAGGCGCGCGCGGCCCTGGTGCGGCTCGAACGGCATTATCTCAGCCATCCCGTGCGGGGCGGCTGGTACGACCAGTTCGATCGCGACGGCAACTCGCTGGTCGACACCATTCCTGCGTCGTCGTTCTATCATGTTCTCTGTGCAGTCACGGAAGCGGAGCAGGTGCTTGAGAATTAA
- a CDS encoding ABC transporter ATP-binding protein: protein MTETAEAARPSPTAVPAPPLLAVRNIEVVYDDVILVLRGLSLDVPKGAIVALLGANGAGKSTTLKAISGLLKTEDGEVTRGEILFEGERINGIDPDKIVRRGIFQVMEGRRIVSDMTSLENLKLGAFTRRDREVDADLDMVFTYFPRLKERTGLAGYLSGGEQQMLAIGRALMARPKMILMDEPSMGLSPLLVKEVFSIIQKINRDLGVTILLVEQNARAALSVARHGYIMEQGKVVLDGTADELRDNEDVKEFYLGGAGDQRKSFKNLKSFKRRKRWL from the coding sequence ATGACCGAGACCGCCGAAGCAGCCCGTCCCTCCCCCACCGCCGTCCCGGCGCCGCCTCTCCTCGCCGTGCGCAACATCGAGGTCGTCTATGACGACGTCATCCTGGTGCTGCGCGGGCTCAGCCTCGACGTGCCCAAGGGCGCGATCGTGGCGCTGCTCGGCGCCAACGGTGCCGGCAAATCGACGACACTGAAGGCGATCTCGGGGCTACTCAAGACCGAAGACGGCGAGGTCACGCGCGGCGAGATCCTGTTCGAGGGCGAACGCATCAACGGCATCGATCCCGACAAGATCGTCCGCCGCGGCATCTTCCAGGTGATGGAGGGTCGGCGCATCGTCTCCGACATGACGTCGCTGGAGAACCTCAAGCTCGGCGCCTTCACCCGCAGGGACCGCGAGGTCGATGCCGATCTCGACATGGTCTTCACCTATTTCCCGCGTCTGAAGGAGCGCACCGGCCTTGCCGGTTATCTCTCCGGCGGCGAGCAGCAGATGCTCGCGATCGGCCGTGCGCTGATGGCGCGGCCGAAGATGATCCTGATGGATGAGCCGTCGATGGGCCTGTCGCCGCTGCTTGTGAAAGAGGTGTTCTCGATCATCCAGAAGATCAACCGTGACCTCGGCGTCACCATCCTGCTGGTCGAGCAGAACGCGCGCGCCGCACTGTCGGTGGCGCGCCACGGCTACATCATGGAGCAGGGCAAGGTCGTGCTCGACGGCACCGCGGACGAACTCCGCGACAACGAGGACGTCAAGGAATTCTACCTCGGCGGCGCCGGCGACCAGCGCAAGAGCTTCAAGAACCTCAAGAGCTTCAAGCGGCGCAAGCGCTGGCTTTAA
- a CDS encoding ABC transporter substrate-binding protein, translating into MKMKSLLSTASLALSIAAFSASAQAQIALGHLEDRSGGTSDVGTPYGQAVADTFAWVNKNGGVGGKQLNVDTNDYGYQVPKAIALYKKWSAPDSKVAAIMGWGTADTEALTGFLAQDKIPDMSGSYAAALTDPEGISGKAKPAPYNFFYGPSYSDSLRAMLIWAAEDWKAKGKSGKPKFVHMGANHPYPNAPKAAGEAMAQELGFEVLPPLVFALAPGDYSAQCLSLKSSGANYAYLGNTAASNISVMKACKTAGAEVQFLGNVWGMDENAAKTAGDAANGVIFPLRTAVSWGGDAPGMKTVMEISKMSDPTGKVYRPVHYIAAVCSALYMKEAIDWAAKNGGATGENVRKGFYQKKDWVPAGMEGVCNPSTWTDKDHRGTLKVDLYRTKISGATDGDLNDLMAKGTIKLEKVKTVELPRKPELLGW; encoded by the coding sequence ATGAAAATGAAATCTCTTTTGAGCACGGCGTCGCTCGCGCTCTCGATCGCCGCCTTTTCGGCCAGCGCGCAGGCGCAGATCGCACTCGGTCATCTGGAGGATCGCTCCGGTGGCACCTCCGACGTCGGCACTCCCTACGGCCAGGCCGTCGCCGACACCTTTGCCTGGGTCAACAAGAACGGCGGCGTCGGCGGCAAGCAGCTCAATGTCGACACCAACGACTACGGCTACCAGGTTCCCAAGGCCATCGCGCTTTACAAGAAATGGTCGGCGCCCGACAGCAAGGTCGCGGCGATCATGGGCTGGGGCACGGCGGATACCGAGGCGCTGACCGGCTTCCTCGCCCAGGACAAGATTCCCGACATGTCCGGCTCCTATGCCGCCGCGCTGACCGATCCGGAAGGCATCAGCGGCAAAGCCAAACCCGCGCCCTATAATTTCTTCTACGGCCCGAGCTATTCGGACTCGCTGCGCGCGATGCTGATCTGGGCGGCCGAGGACTGGAAGGCCAAGGGCAAGTCCGGCAAGCCGAAATTCGTCCACATGGGCGCCAACCATCCCTATCCCAACGCGCCGAAGGCTGCCGGCGAAGCGATGGCGCAGGAGCTCGGCTTCGAGGTGTTGCCGCCGCTGGTGTTTGCGCTCGCGCCGGGTGACTACAGCGCGCAGTGCCTGAGCCTGAAATCCTCAGGCGCCAACTACGCCTATCTCGGCAACACCGCCGCATCCAACATCTCCGTGATGAAGGCCTGCAAGACCGCCGGCGCCGAGGTGCAGTTCCTCGGCAACGTCTGGGGCATGGACGAGAACGCCGCCAAGACGGCCGGCGATGCAGCCAATGGCGTGATCTTCCCGCTGCGCACGGCGGTGAGCTGGGGCGGCGACGCGCCCGGCATGAAGACGGTGATGGAAATCTCCAAGATGTCCGACCCCACCGGCAAGGTCTATCGCCCGGTGCACTACATCGCCGCCGTCTGCTCGGCACTCTACATGAAGGAAGCGATCGACTGGGCCGCCAAGAACGGGGGCGCCACCGGCGAGAACGTCCGCAAGGGATTCTACCAGAAGAAGGATTGGGTCCCGGCCGGCATGGAAGGCGTCTGCAATCCCTCGACCTGGACCGACAAGGACCACCGCGGCACACTGAAGGTCGACCTCTATCGCACCAAGATATCAGGTGCGACCGACGGCGACCTCAACGACCTCATGGCCAAGGGCACGATCAAGCTCGAGAAGGTCAAGACCGTCGAGCTGCCGCGCAAGCCGGAACTGCTGGGCTGGTGA
- the fcl gene encoding GDP-L-fucose synthase, with translation MASAPFELKGRSVYVAGHRGMVGSAIVRRLAREDVKLVTVDRREVDLCNQAAVFDWFGRVRPQVVFMAAAKVGGIVANNTLRAEFIYENIAIAANVIQAAHQNGTEKLLFLGSSCIYPKLAAQPLREDSVLSGPLEPTNEPYAIAKIAGIKMAEAYRSQYGSDFISVMPTNLYGPGDNYHPELSHVVAALIRRFHEAKVAGAGSVVVWGTGTPRREFLYVDDMADACVHLMKTYSGAELVNIGTGEDITIAEFARVVAEIVGYSGKIDFDSSRPDGTPRKLLDVSRLEKLGWRATTSLQDGLRRAYEAYRQSIE, from the coding sequence GTGGCAAGCGCACCGTTTGAGCTGAAGGGCAGGAGCGTCTACGTCGCCGGCCATCGCGGCATGGTCGGCAGCGCGATTGTGCGCCGGCTGGCGCGGGAGGACGTGAAGCTCGTCACGGTGGACCGGCGCGAGGTCGATCTCTGCAACCAGGCTGCCGTGTTCGACTGGTTCGGACGCGTGCGGCCGCAGGTCGTGTTCATGGCCGCCGCCAAGGTCGGCGGCATCGTCGCCAACAACACGCTGCGCGCCGAGTTCATCTACGAGAACATCGCCATTGCGGCGAACGTGATCCAGGCCGCGCATCAGAACGGCACCGAGAAGCTGCTGTTCCTGGGCTCGTCCTGCATCTATCCGAAGCTGGCGGCGCAGCCGTTGCGCGAGGACTCGGTGCTATCAGGCCCGCTGGAGCCGACCAACGAGCCCTACGCGATTGCAAAGATCGCCGGCATCAAGATGGCGGAGGCCTATCGCAGCCAATATGGCAGCGACTTCATCAGCGTGATGCCAACCAATCTCTACGGCCCCGGCGATAATTATCATCCCGAGTTGAGCCACGTCGTCGCAGCATTGATCCGCCGCTTCCACGAGGCGAAGGTCGCGGGTGCCGGGAGCGTCGTGGTCTGGGGCACCGGCACACCGCGGCGCGAGTTCCTCTATGTCGACGACATGGCGGATGCCTGCGTGCACCTGATGAAGACCTATTCCGGCGCGGAGCTGGTCAACATCGGCACCGGCGAGGACATCACCATCGCCGAGTTCGCGCGTGTCGTGGCCGAGATCGTCGGTTACAGCGGCAAGATCGATTTCGACAGCTCGCGTCCCGACGGCACGCCGCGCAAGCTGCTCGACGTCAGCCGCCTCGAAAAGCTCGGCTGGCGCGCCACGACCTCACTGCAAGACGGCTTGAGGCGCGCCTATGAGGCATACCGACAGTCAATCGAATAG